The following proteins come from a genomic window of Montipora foliosa isolate CH-2021 chromosome 2, ASM3666993v2, whole genome shotgun sequence:
- the LOC137992474 gene encoding acid phosphatase type 7-like isoform X2, which translates to MEAPLIVSLFLFLVTITYARAHSNNPEQIHIAFTGNASERNVNYVTPSPHEKPETFVTYGTSPDKLDKKAYGDSFEFTGPGHSFTIHNVKLTGLDPDTRYYYQVGNPDDGASEIMSFSTKEDNLVFAVYGDMGYTNAVSLQRLITEVKSGGYDAVIHVGDMAYDMYEKEGEIGDDFMNAIQPIATKVPYMVLPGNHEEKDNFTHYLNRFSNMELGVGYASGSETSLWWSMDIGLIHFVGFDTEVYHYYPDEGQIQRQLNWLEADLIKANQQRDKTPWIVSLAHKAFFMEETNFTSFGPLLHKYGVDLHLCGHAHNYQRLYPTYNDEVDHQKGHTYINPAYMTTIVAGSAGSKEKLSDGRAPRDNLAKYIEDYGYGHLQAMNKTHLYWEWENTHENNRSVFQDYLWIVQENHGMRNEPVEEGVKESMPDDILI; encoded by the exons ATGGAGGCGCCGTTAATTGTTTCCCTCTTCCTTTTCTTGGTAACAATCACTTACGCTAGAGCGCATTCTAACAACCCAGAGCAGATTCACATTGCTTTTACGGGGAATGCAAGCGAAAGAAATGTCAATTATGTAACACCGTCACCTCACGAGAAACCAGAGACTTTCGTTACCTATGGGACGAGCCCGGATAAGTTGGACAAGAAGGCTTATGGTGACTCGTTTGAGTTCACTGGCCCTGGACACAGTTTCACCATCCACAACGTCAAG TTGACAGGTCTGGACCCTGATACACGCTACTACTACCAAGTTGGAAACCCAGACGATGGAGCGAGTGAAATTATGTCATTTTCCACTAAAGAAGACAACTTAGTTTTTGCA GTGTATGGTGATATGGGTTACACCAATGCTGTCAGTCTCCAACGTCTCATTACAGAGGTAAAGAGCGGAGGATATGATGCTGTCATACATGTAGGGG ATATGGCTTATGACATGTATGAAAAGGAGGGGGAAATCGGAGACGA TTTTATGAATGCCATTCAACCTATTGCTACGAAAGTGCCCTACATGGTTTTACCAGGAAATCACGAG GAAAAGGACAACTTTACTCACTACCTCAACCGCTTTTCTAACATGGAGCTGGGCGTCGGCTACGCAAGCGGAAGTGAAACCAGTCtatg GTGGAGTATGGATATTGGGCTTATTCATTTCGTTGGCTTTGATACCGAAGTGTACCACTATTACCCAGATGAG GGTCAAATACAGAGACAACTGAATTGGCTTGAAGCGGATTTAATCAAG GCTAACCAACAAAGAGACAAGACACCATGGATTGTTTCTCTGGCTCATAAG GCGTTCTTTATGGAAGAGACGAATTTCACATCTTTTGGCCCTCTTCTGCACAAATATGGTGTTGACTTACACTTATGCGGCCACGCACATAACTACCAGCGGCTTTACCCAA CGTATAACGATGAAGTAGACCATCAGAAGGGACATACATATATCAATCCTGCATACATGACAACGATAGTGGCTGGTTCCGCTGGCTCAAAGGAAAAACTTTCCGATGGCAGAGCGCCTCGGGACAATCTGGCAAAATACATTGAAGACTACGG ctaTGGTCATTTGCAAGCAATGAATAAAACTCACTTGTACTGGGAATGGGAGAACACTCACGAAAACAATCGCTCTGTATTCCAAGACTATCTGTGGATTGTACAGGAAAATCATGGCATGAGAAACGAACCTGTTGAGGAAGGTGTCAAGGAATCAATGCCTGATGACATTCTGATTTGA
- the LOC137992474 gene encoding acid phosphatase type 7-like isoform X1, with protein MEAPLIVSLFLFLVTITYARAHSNNPEQIHIAFTGNASERNVNYVTPSPHEKPETFVTYGTSPDKLDKKAYGDSFEFTGPGHSFTIHNVKLTGLDPDTRYYYQVGNPDDGASEIMSFSTKEDNLVFAVYGDMGYTNAVSLQRLITEVKSGGYDAVIHVGDMAYDMYEKEGEIGDDFMNAIQPIATKVPYMVLPGNHEEKDNFTHYLNRFSNMELGVGYASGSETSLWWSMDIGLIHFVGFDTEVYHYYPDEGQIQRQLNWLEADLIKANQQRDKTPWIVSLAHKAFFMEETNFTSFGPLLHKYGVDLHLCGHAHNYQRLYPTYDGSVDKPSDNHVYVNPKFKTVIVAGSAGSHERLSNWTRAPDYMSAKYIFDYGYGHLQAMNKTHLYWEWENTHENNRSVFQDYLWIVQENHGMRNEPVEEGVKESMPDDILI; from the exons ATGGAGGCGCCGTTAATTGTTTCCCTCTTCCTTTTCTTGGTAACAATCACTTACGCTAGAGCGCATTCTAACAACCCAGAGCAGATTCACATTGCTTTTACGGGGAATGCAAGCGAAAGAAATGTCAATTATGTAACACCGTCACCTCACGAGAAACCAGAGACTTTCGTTACCTATGGGACGAGCCCGGATAAGTTGGACAAGAAGGCTTATGGTGACTCGTTTGAGTTCACTGGCCCTGGACACAGTTTCACCATCCACAACGTCAAG TTGACAGGTCTGGACCCTGATACACGCTACTACTACCAAGTTGGAAACCCAGACGATGGAGCGAGTGAAATTATGTCATTTTCCACTAAAGAAGACAACTTAGTTTTTGCA GTGTATGGTGATATGGGTTACACCAATGCTGTCAGTCTCCAACGTCTCATTACAGAGGTAAAGAGCGGAGGATATGATGCTGTCATACATGTAGGGG ATATGGCTTATGACATGTATGAAAAGGAGGGGGAAATCGGAGACGA TTTTATGAATGCCATTCAACCTATTGCTACGAAAGTGCCCTACATGGTTTTACCAGGAAATCACGAG GAAAAGGACAACTTTACTCACTACCTCAACCGCTTTTCTAACATGGAGCTGGGCGTCGGCTACGCAAGCGGAAGTGAAACCAGTCtatg GTGGAGTATGGATATTGGGCTTATTCATTTCGTTGGCTTTGATACCGAAGTGTACCACTATTACCCAGATGAG GGTCAAATACAGAGACAACTGAATTGGCTTGAAGCGGATTTAATCAAG GCTAACCAACAAAGAGACAAGACACCATGGATTGTTTCTCTGGCTCATAAG GCGTTCTTTATGGAAGAGACGAATTTCACATCTTTTGGCCCTCTTCTGCACAAATATGGTGTTGACTTACACTTATGCGGCCACGCACATAACTACCAGCGGCTTTACCCAA cgtACGATGGAAGTGTGGATAAACCAAGTGATAACCATGTTTACGTAAATCCCAAGTTCAAGACCGTGATTGTTGCAGGATCCGCGGGCTCCCACGAAAGACTTTCCAACTGGACCCGTGCACCTGATTACATGTCGGCAAAATACATCTTCGACTATGG ctaTGGTCATTTGCAAGCAATGAATAAAACTCACTTGTACTGGGAATGGGAGAACACTCACGAAAACAATCGCTCTGTATTCCAAGACTATCTGTGGATTGTACAGGAAAATCATGGCATGAGAAACGAACCTGTTGAGGAAGGTGTCAAGGAATCAATGCCTGATGACATTCTGATTTGA